In Lacibacter sp. H375, one DNA window encodes the following:
- a CDS encoding lipocalin family protein, producing MKNYFFAAVAASALLFSCKKNDKTSCDNTVAAIAGNYKITNITLAGQSVTDQYLDACEKDDVYQLKADKTIILVDAGTKCSPAGDGGGNWDVASGTITISQTSGGGYDFSGTVVNKCNSIEVSEDIGGTYKLVTTFTKQ from the coding sequence ATGAAAAATTATTTCTTCGCAGCAGTTGCTGCCTCTGCTCTCCTGTTTTCCTGCAAAAAGAACGACAAAACATCTTGCGACAACACAGTTGCTGCGATTGCGGGTAATTATAAAATCACAAATATTACATTGGCTGGTCAGTCTGTTACTGATCAGTATTTGGATGCCTGTGAAAAAGATGACGTTTATCAACTTAAGGCTGATAAAACAATCATTTTGGTTGATGCTGGTACTAAATGTAGTCCTGCCGGAGATGGTGGTGGCAATTGGGATGTTGCCAGTGGTACCATAACAATTAGTCAAACTTCTGGTGGCGGATATGACTTTAGTGGAACTGTAGTTAATAAATGTAACAGCATTGAAGTTTCTGAAGATATAGGAGGGACCTATAAGCTCGTTACTACTTTTACCAAGCAGTAA
- a CDS encoding ferredoxin--NADP reductase, producing the protein MALQPWRTGTIIRIVDETPNTKRYWIQLPELDVFDFKPGQFVQLEFPIHEQQSKRLRSYSIASWPDGTNVFELLIVLNEQGAGTTWLFANAVVGTELPVRGAMGVFTLPDPIEKDLFFICTGTGIAPFRSMSHYIKLHNVPHKNIYLLFGTRKKTDLLYYDELTQLVKDLPGFHYIPTLSREEWEGRKGYVHPIYEELCAGKQDANFFLCGWKAMIDETKKRIMEMGYDKKAIHQELYG; encoded by the coding sequence ATGGCGCTTCAACCCTGGCGAACCGGCACAATCATCCGTATAGTTGACGAGACTCCCAACACAAAACGTTACTGGATTCAACTTCCCGAACTGGATGTATTTGATTTTAAACCCGGCCAATTTGTGCAACTGGAATTTCCCATTCATGAGCAGCAAAGTAAACGGCTTCGTAGTTACAGCATTGCTTCCTGGCCTGACGGCACAAACGTATTTGAACTGCTGATTGTTTTAAACGAACAAGGCGCAGGCACTACCTGGTTGTTTGCCAATGCTGTTGTGGGAACAGAATTACCTGTTCGTGGAGCCATGGGCGTATTCACTTTACCTGATCCAATTGAAAAAGATCTCTTCTTTATTTGTACAGGAACGGGCATTGCTCCATTCCGCAGTATGTCGCATTATATTAAACTGCATAATGTTCCGCATAAGAATATTTATTTACTCTTTGGTACACGCAAGAAAACTGATCTGCTGTACTACGATGAATTAACTCAACTGGTGAAAGATCTTCCGGGTTTTCATTATATACCCACACTTTCAAGAGAAGAATGGGAAGGTCGCAAAGGATATGTACATCCCATTTACGAAGAACTATGTGCCGGTAAACAAGATGCAAACTTTTTCCTTTGCGGATGGAAAGCCATGATCGATGAAACAAAGAAACGTATCATGGAAATGGGCTATGATAAGAAAGCCATTCACCAGGAATTGTATGGATAA
- a CDS encoding dienelactone hydrolase family protein, which yields MKKIKFRLLLPVLAIVALAACNNEEAKTTTENKEPLLKEESITFTSDTNSMNGFVVYDENIDGARPAILIVPEWWGLNDYAMMRARELAKLGYIAMAMDMYGHGKIADNPDSAGAAAGPFYQNPQLAKTRMEQALAKLKSYKQADGNNVAAIGYCFGGAMVLNTARMGLDVKGVVSFHGNLVGTPLNKDLLKAKILVCHGAADPFVPPTEVATFKQQMDSAGITYTFKEYADATHAFTNPNATAMGEKFNIPIKYNAAADSTSWKDMKDFFTSLFQQQ from the coding sequence ATGAAAAAAATCAAGTTTCGTTTACTACTGCCTGTTCTGGCAATTGTCGCTCTGGCAGCCTGTAACAATGAAGAAGCAAAAACAACCACAGAAAACAAAGAGCCCCTTCTCAAAGAAGAAAGTATAACATTTACCAGCGACACTAACAGCATGAATGGTTTTGTGGTGTATGATGAAAATATTGATGGCGCCCGTCCGGCCATTTTGATCGTACCTGAATGGTGGGGATTGAACGATTATGCTATGATGCGTGCCCGTGAGCTGGCGAAGCTTGGTTATATAGCTATGGCCATGGATATGTATGGGCACGGCAAAATTGCTGACAACCCGGATAGTGCCGGCGCAGCTGCAGGTCCATTTTATCAAAACCCGCAATTAGCCAAAACACGTATGGAACAGGCCCTTGCAAAACTGAAAAGTTACAAACAGGCAGATGGCAATAATGTTGCAGCCATTGGATATTGCTTTGGCGGTGCAATGGTATTAAATACCGCACGTATGGGATTAGATGTAAAAGGAGTGGTAAGTTTCCATGGCAACCTGGTGGGTACTCCATTAAATAAAGATTTGCTGAAGGCAAAGATTTTAGTTTGTCATGGCGCAGCTGATCCGTTTGTTCCTCCAACAGAGGTAGCTACCTTCAAACAGCAAATGGATTCTGCCGGCATAACTTATACATTTAAAGAATATGCTGACGCTACGCATGCATTCACCAATCCCAACGCAACAGCTATGGGTGAGAAATTCAACATACCGATCAAATACAATGCTGCTGCCGATAGTACAAGCTGGAAGGATATGAAAGATTTTTTTACCTCGCTGTTCCAACAACAGTAA